The Acidobacteriota bacterium genome has a segment encoding these proteins:
- the rnr gene encoding ribonuclease R, whose translation MSLVSKLIKEYLKEARASSPEAVADKMGLTERERRQFLRACAKVQKQKKAPERGRAPRKVAGKRNTLEGRMDINRRGFGFMIPADSSDSLARASSAEDVFIPPRRLRGAMHGDRVRIAVYRRKSTGKRWGEVLEILERAVERVVGRIRRTPASSGRTTGLHLVAYDAKIPPLRVEGTPKGAKPGSVAVGRIVRYPDLDRPEGRDMTCRIEEILGQEDAAGMDLKVTIRKYNLPDEFPEDVQAEIKKIPRNPRKKDLEGREDFRPLRIVTIDGPDARDFDDAVSIGRTKKGNFLLGVHIADVAHYVAEGSAPDREARRRGTSVYFPEAVLPMFPEKISNDVCSLRPGVPRLTQSLLMEITKKGELVSCRFADGVIESRARMVYEDVAGILSGDRRLRARYREHAADFEQMQELQQILYERRRARGSLDFDLPEARVSLTAEGEIAGIFPQERTVAHRIIEEFMLAANEAVAEHLLQRRAPSLYRVHEEPEPKKMDNLREFLRAMGVALPTRADGVRPGDLQKILARFEGKPEERVVHHVILRSMMLARYSEKNLGHFGLAAPRYTHFTSPIRRYPDLVVHRALRLARRSRLASDTSDRSGPARRRKKALLAPELAAIAESSSLAERRAENAERELIEWKKVRFMHDKIGKKFLALVSGVTRHGLYVELKDYLIEGLVPKEVLPHDLYTLDEVRRTLRGRRTGRAWRLCDAVEVMATSVDEEHREIHFRLA comes from the coding sequence ATGAGTCTCGTTTCCAAGCTCATCAAGGAATACCTCAAGGAAGCTCGCGCATCGTCGCCGGAGGCAGTGGCGGACAAGATGGGCCTTACGGAGCGCGAGAGACGCCAGTTCCTTCGGGCCTGCGCGAAGGTGCAGAAACAAAAAAAGGCGCCCGAGCGGGGACGCGCGCCCCGCAAGGTCGCGGGCAAGCGAAATACGCTCGAAGGGCGGATGGACATCAACCGCCGGGGCTTCGGGTTCATGATTCCGGCCGACTCGTCCGACTCGCTTGCACGAGCAAGTTCGGCCGAGGACGTCTTCATCCCGCCGCGCCGCCTGCGGGGCGCCATGCACGGCGACCGCGTGCGCATCGCCGTCTACCGCCGCAAGAGCACGGGCAAGCGCTGGGGCGAGGTCCTCGAAATCCTCGAGCGTGCGGTGGAGCGGGTGGTGGGAAGAATTCGCCGCACCCCCGCCTCCTCCGGTCGAACGACCGGCCTGCACCTAGTTGCCTACGACGCCAAGATTCCCCCGCTGCGCGTCGAAGGCACGCCAAAGGGCGCGAAGCCTGGGAGCGTCGCCGTCGGGCGCATCGTGCGCTACCCCGACCTCGACCGTCCGGAGGGGCGCGACATGACATGCCGCATCGAGGAGATTCTTGGCCAGGAGGACGCGGCGGGAATGGACTTGAAGGTCACCATCCGCAAGTACAATCTGCCCGACGAATTCCCCGAGGATGTTCAAGCCGAGATTAAGAAAATCCCGCGCAATCCCCGCAAGAAGGACCTCGAAGGGCGCGAGGACTTTCGCCCCCTGCGCATCGTCACCATCGACGGCCCCGACGCGCGCGATTTCGACGACGCCGTCTCAATCGGGCGCACGAAGAAGGGAAACTTCCTCCTGGGCGTCCACATTGCCGACGTCGCGCACTACGTGGCCGAAGGCTCCGCCCCGGACCGCGAGGCGCGCCGCCGAGGAACGAGCGTCTACTTCCCGGAGGCCGTCCTGCCGATGTTTCCGGAAAAAATTTCAAACGACGTGTGCAGCCTGCGGCCCGGAGTGCCGCGCCTGACGCAGTCGCTCCTTATGGAGATTACGAAGAAGGGCGAGCTCGTCTCGTGCCGCTTCGCGGACGGCGTCATCGAAAGCCGCGCGCGCATGGTTTACGAGGACGTGGCCGGAATTCTCTCGGGCGACAGGCGCCTGCGAGCACGGTACCGGGAGCACGCCGCGGACTTCGAACAAATGCAGGAACTTCAGCAAATCCTCTACGAGCGCCGCCGCGCGCGCGGGAGCCTGGATTTCGACCTTCCCGAAGCGCGCGTTTCCCTCACCGCGGAGGGCGAAATCGCGGGCATCTTCCCGCAGGAGCGCACCGTGGCGCACCGCATCATCGAGGAATTCATGCTCGCCGCCAACGAAGCCGTGGCCGAGCACCTTCTGCAGCGGCGCGCGCCTTCTCTTTACCGCGTCCACGAGGAGCCCGAACCCAAGAAGATGGACAATCTGCGGGAATTCCTGCGCGCCATGGGCGTGGCGCTTCCAACGCGCGCGGACGGTGTTCGGCCGGGCGATTTGCAGAAAATCCTGGCGCGCTTTGAAGGCAAGCCGGAGGAGCGCGTGGTGCACCATGTGATCCTGCGCTCCATGATGCTCGCGCGCTACAGCGAGAAAAACCTGGGCCACTTCGGCCTCGCGGCTCCGCGCTACACGCACTTCACCTCGCCCATCCGCCGCTATCCCGATTTGGTTGTGCACCGGGCGCTTCGGCTTGCCCGCCGCAGCAGGCTTGCCAGCGACACGTCGGACAGGTCGGGACCTGCGCGGCGGCGCAAGAAGGCGCTCCTCGCCCCGGAGCTCGCGGCCATCGCCGAGTCGTCCTCGCTCGCGGAGCGCCGCGCCGAGAACGCCGAGCGGGAACTCATCGAATGGAAAAAAGTGCGCTTCATGCACGACAAAATCGGCAAAAAATTTCTGGCGCTCGTAAGCGGAGTAACGAGGCACGGTCTCTACGTTGAACTCAAGGACTACCTGATCGAAGGGCTTGTGCCGAAGGAAGTGCTTCCGCACGACCTCTACACGCTCGACGAGGTTCGCCGCACCCTCCGGGGCCGCCGGACGGGCCGCGCATGGCGGCTCTGCGACGCCGTCGAGGTCATGGCGACGTCGGTGGACGAAGAACATCGTGAAATCCACTTTCGGCTGGCTTAA
- the infB gene encoding translation initiation factor IF-2, with translation MLGKIRIYDLARELGLPAKAALEELRALGVQAKSHSNTIDQTDADLLRRKVASAAPAKPKKGKPKTQKAKPSPVKPAKVVRAAKPKTPPAKPRAKPKKVSAAKPPELLPEPAPAESPKPREVPEAAEAEKPKGVVIPMPKPKAKAPRKKTEETEEAVQEEVVQEEAVQEKEPAAELKPVYLSEGATVKEIAERMEVKTKDVLASLMRRGVLAHINRTLDTKTAAAVAKEFGFLAQTLSYEEMTARAHTEAAESAPSEPLPLRAPIVTVMGHVDHGKTKLLDAIRQTNVVSEEAGGITQHIGAYRVTTRNRKDGSERTVVFLDTPGHEAFTRMRARGASVTDVVVLVVAADDGVKPQTLEALSHARSANVPIVVAVNKIDKANADPQRVRSQLAEHGLSPEEWGGDTVMVNVSALKKEGIDELLEMLVLVADLKELRANSELAASGTVLEAHVERGHGQVANILVQQGTLHKGDAFIAGTAHGRVRALLDDRGGFIKEAGPSTPVEVLGLNGLPEAGDRFQVVEDEKEARRVATLRVERARAEKLGTMERLTLDSLSRQIEKGEIQELPLVLKCDVKGSFEVLSDRLQKLSTEKVRVNIVHGGLGAITEGDILLAEATNAVVLGFHVRPESKASDTAQRQSVEVRTFDVIYELTEAVEDAMLGLLKPTRREVALGHAEVRQTFKISKAGTIAGCFVASGIIPRSADVKLFRQNVLIYEGQISSLKRFKDDAKEVKAGLECGIGVANFNDIKVGDIIEAFREEIVQPTKLS, from the coding sequence ATGCTTGGCAAAATACGCATTTACGACCTAGCACGCGAACTCGGGCTGCCCGCGAAAGCGGCCCTTGAAGAACTGCGCGCCCTGGGCGTTCAGGCCAAGTCCCACTCCAACACGATTGACCAGACGGACGCCGATCTGCTTCGCCGAAAAGTTGCCTCCGCCGCCCCTGCGAAACCGAAAAAAGGGAAACCCAAGACTCAAAAAGCCAAGCCCTCGCCGGTCAAGCCCGCCAAGGTCGTCAGGGCGGCCAAGCCGAAAACGCCCCCCGCAAAGCCTCGGGCAAAACCAAAAAAAGTTTCCGCGGCAAAACCGCCGGAGCTACTGCCGGAGCCGGCGCCCGCCGAATCTCCGAAGCCCCGCGAAGTCCCGGAGGCCGCAGAGGCGGAAAAGCCCAAGGGCGTCGTGATTCCCATGCCGAAGCCAAAAGCCAAGGCTCCCCGGAAGAAAACCGAAGAAACCGAGGAAGCCGTTCAAGAGGAAGTTGTTCAAGAGGAAGCCGTTCAAGAAAAAGAGCCGGCCGCGGAGCTAAAGCCCGTTTACTTATCCGAGGGGGCCACGGTGAAAGAGATCGCCGAGCGCATGGAGGTCAAGACCAAGGACGTGCTCGCGTCGCTGATGCGGCGCGGCGTGCTCGCCCACATTAACCGGACCCTCGACACCAAGACCGCCGCGGCCGTCGCTAAAGAATTCGGTTTCCTCGCGCAGACGCTTTCCTACGAAGAAATGACGGCACGTGCGCACACCGAGGCCGCGGAAAGCGCTCCGTCCGAACCGCTTCCCTTGCGCGCGCCCATCGTCACGGTGATGGGGCACGTGGACCACGGAAAAACAAAGCTCCTCGACGCCATCCGGCAGACGAACGTCGTCTCGGAAGAAGCAGGCGGCATCACCCAGCACATCGGTGCCTACCGGGTGACGACGCGCAACCGCAAAGACGGGAGCGAGCGCACCGTCGTCTTTCTCGACACGCCGGGCCACGAGGCGTTCACACGGATGCGGGCCCGCGGTGCGTCCGTGACGGACGTCGTGGTGCTGGTCGTTGCGGCCGACGACGGCGTCAAGCCCCAAACCCTCGAGGCCTTAAGCCATGCCCGCTCCGCGAACGTCCCCATCGTCGTCGCCGTCAACAAAATTGACAAGGCCAACGCCGACCCGCAGCGCGTGCGCTCCCAGCTTGCCGAGCACGGTCTTTCGCCCGAGGAGTGGGGCGGCGATACCGTGATGGTCAACGTGTCCGCGCTCAAAAAAGAGGGCATCGACGAGCTCTTGGAAATGCTTGTGCTCGTGGCCGACCTGAAAGAGCTCCGCGCCAATTCCGAGTTAGCCGCAAGCGGGACGGTGCTTGAAGCCCACGTCGAGCGCGGGCATGGACAGGTGGCGAATATCCTCGTTCAACAGGGAACGCTGCACAAGGGGGACGCCTTCATCGCGGGTACCGCCCACGGTCGCGTGCGTGCGCTTCTGGATGACCGGGGCGGCTTCATCAAGGAGGCCGGCCCCTCGACACCCGTGGAAGTCCTCGGCCTGAACGGCCTGCCCGAAGCGGGCGACCGCTTCCAGGTCGTCGAGGACGAGAAGGAGGCGCGCCGCGTGGCGACGCTTCGTGTCGAGCGCGCACGGGCCGAAAAACTGGGCACGATGGAGCGCCTTACGCTCGATTCGCTTTCCCGGCAGATCGAGAAAGGTGAAATTCAAGAACTGCCGCTCGTCCTCAAGTGCGACGTGAAGGGTTCTTTCGAAGTCCTTTCCGACCGCCTGCAGAAACTGAGCACCGAGAAAGTCAGAGTCAACATCGTGCATGGGGGGCTGGGCGCCATCACGGAAGGGGATATTCTCCTTGCCGAGGCGACGAACGCCGTCGTGCTTGGATTCCATGTCCGCCCCGAGTCCAAGGCTTCGGACACGGCGCAGCGCCAAAGCGTCGAGGTGCGCACCTTCGACGTCATCTACGAGCTCACGGAGGCCGTCGAGGACGCCATGCTGGGTCTCCTCAAGCCCACGCGGCGTGAAGTGGCTTTGGGACACGCCGAGGTTCGCCAAACCTTCAAAATTTCCAAGGCGGGCACCATTGCGGGCTGCTTCGTGGCGTCGGGAATCATTCCCCGCAGCGCCGACGTAAAGCTCTTCCGCCAGAACGTCCTCATCTACGAGGGACAGATTTCCTCCTTGAAGCGCTTCAAGGACGACGCCAAGGAGGTCAAGGCGGGCCTGGAGTGCGGAATCGGAGTCGCCAACTTCAACGACATCAAGGTGGGCGACATCATCGAGGCTTTCCGCGAGGAAATCGTTCAGCCCACGAAGCTGAGCTGA
- the nusA gene encoding transcription termination/antitermination protein NusA, whose product MNVLDAIQEIGRAKEIDPESVIQATEEAFVAAARKFYRSTESFIARVNRENNTIEVFLQKTAVEEVQDPDLEISVEEARRTKPDAQPGETILIPRSTREFGRIAVQTAKQVIYQRVREAERTSVYERYAGKIGDLLSGVARRLDRGNAIVTVGRTEAILPRRFQVRGKTYAPGDRVRAVIVEVETQARGPQIVLSRIDPRLVQRLLEIEVPEIQEGIVRIRGLARDPGDRTKVAVESTVPKVDPVGACVGMKGYRVQNIIHELGGEKVDVILYSSDLATYVRNALAPAKISKMSLLSRTEKRVEVVVADDQLSLAIGRGGQNVRLAAQLIGWHIEIKSAETKRKEVSEQMTTATEVQEDNLRELDGVGKTLEKELKKAGFETIASIAAASPEQLTAVPGVGKKTAERLRQSVSEKLAALATPDSPEAEQTESAPQPEAPKEEAPQKAAASDTPAEN is encoded by the coding sequence ATGAACGTTTTGGACGCCATCCAGGAAATCGGCCGCGCGAAGGAAATTGATCCCGAGAGCGTCATCCAGGCGACGGAAGAGGCCTTCGTGGCCGCCGCTCGCAAGTTCTACCGAAGCACCGAATCGTTCATAGCCCGTGTGAACCGAGAGAACAACACCATTGAGGTGTTCCTACAAAAAACGGCCGTGGAAGAGGTGCAAGACCCCGACTTGGAAATCTCGGTCGAGGAGGCGCGCCGAACGAAGCCCGACGCCCAGCCTGGGGAAACCATCCTTATCCCCCGCTCGACCAGGGAGTTCGGCCGCATCGCGGTCCAGACGGCCAAGCAGGTCATCTACCAGCGCGTGCGCGAGGCCGAGCGCACGAGTGTCTACGAGCGCTACGCGGGCAAAATCGGGGACCTTCTGAGCGGCGTCGCCCGGCGCCTCGACCGCGGCAACGCCATCGTGACGGTGGGCCGGACCGAGGCCATCCTTCCGCGGCGTTTTCAGGTGCGCGGCAAGACCTACGCTCCCGGCGACCGAGTCCGCGCCGTCATCGTCGAGGTCGAAACCCAGGCCCGGGGGCCGCAGATTGTCCTCTCGCGCATCGACCCGCGCCTAGTGCAGCGGCTTTTGGAGATCGAGGTGCCAGAGATTCAGGAAGGCATCGTGCGCATCCGCGGTCTCGCGCGGGACCCGGGCGACCGCACCAAGGTTGCCGTCGAGTCGACCGTCCCGAAAGTGGACCCAGTCGGCGCATGCGTCGGCATGAAGGGCTACCGCGTGCAGAACATCATCCACGAGCTCGGTGGCGAGAAGGTGGACGTCATCCTCTATTCGAGCGACCTCGCTACCTACGTCCGCAACGCCCTCGCGCCGGCAAAGATCAGCAAGATGTCGCTTCTCAGCCGCACCGAAAAGCGCGTCGAAGTCGTGGTCGCAGACGACCAGCTCTCGCTCGCCATCGGGCGGGGCGGCCAGAACGTGCGCCTCGCGGCCCAGCTCATCGGCTGGCACATCGAAATTAAGAGTGCCGAAACGAAGCGCAAAGAAGTGTCCGAGCAGATGACAACCGCAACGGAAGTGCAGGAGGACAATCTCAGGGAATTGGACGGCGTCGGCAAAACGCTCGAGAAGGAGCTCAAAAAAGCGGGCTTTGAAACCATCGCCTCCATCGCCGCCGCCTCGCCCGAGCAGCTTACCGCGGTACCGGGTGTTGGAAAGAAAACGGCCGAGCGTCTTCGGCAGAGCGTTTCGGAAAAGCTCGCCGCTTTAGCCACGCCCGACTCTCCGGAGGCGGAGCAAACCGAGAGCGCTCCGCAGCCCGAAGCGCCGAAGGAAGAGGCCCCTCAAAAAGCAGCAGCCAGCGACACGCCGGCTGAGAATTGA
- a CDS encoding ribosome maturation factor RimP: protein MDEQARAMTEELARRACTLNGVEFYHIECPDSRSRRGGVLRVFIDRPEGGVTHEDCIRVSRQLSALLDVEDPFAGSYTLEVSSPGMERGLYTPKHFEANAGNPVRLRTYAPVEGRRRFDARLLRTENGHVVLDVEGCEVAISLSNIAKAHLRAAPFPPPLGRAGRKARSGNQRARRSKSSRRKKR, encoded by the coding sequence ATGGACGAACAAGCTAGGGCGATGACGGAAGAACTCGCGCGCCGGGCCTGCACGCTGAACGGCGTCGAGTTTTACCACATTGAGTGTCCCGATTCAAGATCGAGACGTGGCGGAGTCCTGCGCGTCTTCATCGACCGCCCCGAGGGAGGTGTCACCCATGAAGACTGCATTCGCGTGAGTCGCCAGTTGAGCGCGCTCCTGGACGTGGAAGACCCTTTTGCAGGCTCCTACACGCTCGAGGTGTCCTCGCCCGGCATGGAGCGCGGCCTCTACACGCCGAAGCACTTCGAGGCGAACGCCGGAAACCCCGTGCGCCTTCGCACCTATGCCCCCGTCGAGGGACGGCGCCGCTTCGACGCCCGCCTCCTTCGCACGGAGAACGGGCACGTGGTCTTGGACGTCGAAGGGTGCGAAGTCGCCATCTCTCTCTCAAACATCGCCAAGGCGCATCTCCGGGCGGCCCCCTTCCCTCCGCCCCTCGGACGGGCCGGCCGGAAGGCCCGGTCGGGGAACCAGCGAGCCCGCCGATCGAAATCCTCACGGAGGAAAAAACGATGA
- the yajC gene encoding preprotein translocase subunit YajC, giving the protein MESAFTSLLFAQAAPSQGSPLSMLVPFVFIFVIFYFLLIRPARKRQKALDELVKNLKPGDRVATSGGIYGTVVAVTENRVQLRIADQVKVDVAKSAVTGLDESQ; this is encoded by the coding sequence ATGGAAAGCGCTTTCACGTCCCTGCTTTTTGCGCAAGCGGCGCCCTCTCAGGGCAGCCCCCTGTCCATGCTCGTGCCTTTTGTGTTCATTTTCGTCATCTTTTACTTCCTTCTCATCCGCCCGGCGCGCAAGCGGCAGAAGGCGCTCGACGAGCTCGTCAAGAACCTCAAGCCCGGCGACCGCGTCGCCACCTCGGGCGGCATCTACGGCACCGTGGTCGCCGTGACCGAGAACCGCGTGCAGCTTCGCATCGCCGACCAAGTCAAGGTTGACGTGGCCAAAAGCGCCGTAACTGGACTCGACGAAAGCCAATAG
- the secD gene encoding protein translocase subunit SecD — protein MTIHREIRWRVVLIVLVIVVAAVFVTPPDESIRLGLDLRGGTHLRFEVRAEDAVTAEVDQSLVRLRDLFRDNRWEYETIERPEGEIDVLTVEGVSPDELEEIDKKLRKTQFSNDWQRTATETGYRFQLNSDVRVGIENSSVEQALITIRNRVDEYGVTEPTIRREGLGGRRIVVQLPGVDDPERAKALVKRTAYLEWKLMRGEEAESRVAVQRQWDGAVVPEGIEILEEQPSPKDGVVSYFPVDVSTILTGRDLMNARPARDELGLPSVSFTLNPDAADRIRPFSQANIGERLAIILDGKVISAPVIRERLSGSNVIEGNFSQEDAQDLAIQLRAGALPATLLDLEERSVGPSLGADSIRRGVRTGGAALLAIFVLLIFYYRLAGANATICLLLNLLIIFGALALVGATLTLPGVAGIVLTIGMAVDANIIIFERIKEERGTGKTPRAAVSAGFERAFTAILDSNLTTILACLFLFQFGTGPIKGFAVTMIIGLAANLFTAIFVSRTLFEMRMGPRTRRVETLSI, from the coding sequence ATGACGATTCATCGAGAGATTCGCTGGCGCGTCGTCCTCATCGTGCTGGTGATCGTCGTAGCGGCCGTCTTCGTGACGCCTCCCGACGAGAGCATCCGCCTGGGCCTCGACCTGCGCGGCGGCACGCACCTGCGATTCGAGGTGCGGGCGGAGGACGCCGTCACCGCCGAGGTCGACCAGTCCCTCGTCCGACTCCGTGACCTTTTCCGCGACAACCGCTGGGAGTACGAAACCATTGAGCGTCCCGAGGGCGAAATCGACGTGCTCACGGTCGAGGGCGTCTCTCCGGACGAACTGGAGGAGATCGATAAGAAACTTCGCAAAACTCAGTTCAGCAATGACTGGCAGCGCACGGCGACGGAGACGGGCTACCGCTTCCAGCTCAATTCCGACGTGCGCGTGGGCATCGAGAATTCTTCCGTAGAGCAGGCCCTGATCACGATTCGCAATCGCGTGGACGAATACGGCGTCACCGAGCCGACCATCCGGCGCGAGGGGCTGGGCGGCAGGCGCATCGTCGTGCAGCTTCCGGGCGTGGATGACCCGGAACGCGCCAAGGCCCTTGTGAAGCGCACGGCCTACCTTGAATGGAAGCTGATGCGGGGCGAGGAGGCCGAGTCGCGCGTCGCCGTACAGCGCCAGTGGGACGGTGCCGTCGTGCCCGAGGGCATCGAGATTCTCGAGGAGCAGCCTAGCCCCAAAGACGGCGTCGTCAGCTACTTCCCCGTGGACGTTTCGACCATTCTCACGGGACGCGACCTCATGAACGCCCGCCCCGCGAGGGACGAGCTGGGGCTTCCCTCCGTGAGCTTCACGCTCAACCCCGACGCGGCCGACCGAATCCGCCCCTTCAGCCAGGCGAACATCGGTGAGCGCCTGGCCATCATCCTTGACGGGAAGGTTATCTCGGCGCCCGTCATCCGCGAGCGTCTGAGTGGTTCGAACGTCATCGAGGGGAACTTTTCGCAGGAAGATGCGCAGGACCTCGCCATTCAGCTTCGCGCGGGCGCCCTGCCCGCCACGCTCTTGGACCTCGAAGAGCGCAGCGTGGGGCCTTCCTTGGGGGCCGACTCCATCCGCCGCGGCGTTCGCACGGGCGGCGCGGCGCTCTTGGCCATCTTTGTCCTCCTCATCTTCTATTACCGCCTTGCGGGCGCGAACGCGACCATCTGCCTTCTGCTCAACCTGCTTATCATCTTCGGGGCGCTCGCGCTCGTCGGGGCGACGCTTACGCTTCCGGGCGTGGCCGGAATCGTGCTTACGATCGGCATGGCCGTGGACGCCAACATCATCATCTTCGAGCGCATCAAGGAGGAACGCGGCACCGGCAAGACGCCGCGCGCCGCGGTTTCGGCCGGCTTCGAGCGGGCGTTTACGGCCATCCTCGATTCCAACCTCACGACCATCCTCGCGTGCCTTTTCCTCTTTCAGTTCGGCACCGGCCCCATCAAGGGCTTCGCCGTCACCATGATTATCGGCCTCGCGGCGAACCTCTTTACGGCCATCTTCGTCTCACGCACCCTCTTCGAGATGCGCATGGGCCCCCGCACGCGGCGCGTCGAGACACTGAGCATTTAG
- the secF gene encoding protein translocase subunit SecF: protein MKIFSPTRPIDFLKFRAVALSLSLVLILLSVYSLWGKGLNYGVDFAGGTELQLKFAAAPSVAEVRDRLQDVELADSAIQRYGDPALNEILIRTPLIEVEQEQGTGPGAEDRPEGDTEEPEGDARRTVDVVSLITDALHSEEERAKRAEGRLDLNLANWQALAALWTGGDPEHEKRGYYEGLGRRIVHYRKQHGGLIQDYEELRETADDDEFAVLEGKTFLGPFTVRRVDRVGAKVGEDLRGKAILAAVWSLAAILCYMWFRFELRFGVAAILAAAHDTVVVLGVLSLLGTSFDLTVVAAVLTLIGYSLNDSIIILDRVRENIALRRRDNFYDLLNWSVTQMLVRTFLTSLSTIIVVGGLFFFAGEAVHAFSSTLLVGVVVGTYSSLFIVLPVLLHWKKRPKKSR from the coding sequence ATGAAAATCTTTTCGCCCACCCGGCCGATTGATTTCCTGAAATTCCGCGCGGTGGCCCTGAGCCTCTCGCTTGTCCTGATTCTTTTGTCCGTGTACTCGCTTTGGGGAAAGGGGCTGAACTACGGCGTGGATTTTGCGGGGGGGACCGAGCTGCAGCTCAAGTTCGCCGCGGCACCTTCCGTGGCCGAAGTGCGCGATCGTCTGCAGGATGTCGAGCTCGCCGACAGCGCCATCCAGCGTTACGGCGACCCCGCGCTGAACGAGATCCTCATCCGCACGCCGCTCATCGAGGTGGAGCAGGAACAGGGAACCGGGCCCGGAGCCGAGGACCGTCCGGAGGGCGATACGGAAGAGCCGGAGGGCGACGCGCGGCGGACCGTGGACGTGGTTTCGCTCATCACCGACGCGCTGCACTCGGAGGAAGAGAGAGCGAAGCGCGCGGAGGGGAGGCTCGATCTCAACCTCGCAAACTGGCAGGCTCTCGCCGCGCTCTGGACGGGAGGCGACCCCGAGCATGAAAAACGCGGATACTACGAGGGCCTGGGGCGCCGCATCGTCCACTACCGCAAGCAGCACGGCGGGCTCATCCAGGACTACGAGGAACTGCGCGAGACGGCGGACGACGACGAGTTCGCCGTGCTCGAGGGAAAAACCTTCCTCGGCCCCTTCACCGTCCGCCGCGTGGACCGCGTGGGCGCGAAGGTCGGCGAGGACCTTCGGGGGAAAGCCATTTTGGCCGCCGTCTGGTCGCTTGCGGCCATTCTCTGCTACATGTGGTTCCGCTTCGAGTTGCGGTTCGGCGTCGCCGCCATCCTCGCCGCGGCCCACGACACGGTCGTCGTCCTCGGGGTACTCTCGTTGCTGGGCACCTCCTTCGACCTGACCGTCGTCGCGGCCGTCCTCACGCTCATCGGCTACTCGCTGAACGACTCCATCATCATCCTCGACCGCGTGCGCGAGAACATCGCCCTCCGCCGCCGGGACAATTTCTACGACCTCCTCAATTGGAGCGTCACGCAGATGCTCGTGCGCACCTTCCTCACGTCGCTCAGCACGATTATCGTCGTAGGCGGCCTGTTCTTTTTCGCCGGAGAGGCCGTCCACGCCTTCTCCTCCACCCTGCTCGTGGGCGTCGTCGTGGGCACCTACTCCTCGCTCTTCATCGTCCTTCCCGTTCTCCTGCACTGGAAAAAACGCCCCAAGAAGAGCCGTTAG